A stretch of the Arachis stenosperma cultivar V10309 chromosome 6, arast.V10309.gnm1.PFL2, whole genome shotgun sequence genome encodes the following:
- the LOC130936703 gene encoding 60S ribosomal protein L7-2-like isoform X2, which yields MGEEVKAIVPESVLKKQKREEEWALKKKEELNAGKKKRAESRKLIYSRAKQYAKEYQEQEKELIQLKREAKLKGGFYVDPEAKLLFIIRIRGINAMDPKSRKILQLLRLRQIFNGVFLKVNKATMNMLHRVEPYVTYGYPNLKSVRELIYKRGYGKVDKQRIALTDNAIIEQTLGKHGIICVEDLIHEIMTVGPHFRESNNFLWPFKLKAPLSGLKKKKNHFVEGGDAGNREAYINELIRRMN from the exons ATGGGTGAGGAGGTGAAAGCAATTGTTCCCGAGTCTGTGCTTAAGAAGCAGAAAAGGGAGGAGGAATGGGCCttgaagaaaaaggaggagCTGAATGCTGGAAAGAAGAAGAGAGCTGAGAGCCGCAAGCTCATTTACAGCAGGGCAAAGCAATATGCAAAGGAATACCAGGAGCAG GAAAAGGAGCTGATCCAATTGAAGCGGGAAGCAAAGCTGAAAGGTGGATTCTATGTTGATCCAGAGGCTAAACTCCTGTTTATCATCCGCATCCGTGG TATCAATGCCATGGACCCCAAGTCAAGAAAGATCTTGCAGTTGTTGAGGTTGAGACAG ATCTTTAATGGTGTATTCCTCAAGGTTAACAAAGCAACCATGAATATGCTGCACAGGGTAGAGCCGTATGTTACATACGG GTATCCCAATCTGAAGAGTGTTAGAGAATTAATTTACAAGAGAGGCTATGGAAAAGTTGATAAGCAGAGAATTGCTTTGACAGACAACGCCATCATTGAACAG ACATTGGGGAAGCACGGAATTATATGCGTTGAAGATCTGATCCACGAGATAATGACAGTTGGTCCTCACTTCAGAGAATCCAACAACTTCCTATGGCCCTTCAAATTGAAGGCTCCATTGAGTggtttgaagaagaaaaaaaatcattttgttGAAGGAGGTGACGCAGGTAACAGGGAAGCTTACATAAATGAGCTTATTAGAAGGAtgaattaa
- the LOC130936703 gene encoding 60S ribosomal protein L7-2-like isoform X1, which yields MAEMGEEVKAIVPESVLKKQKREEEWALKKKEELNAGKKKRAESRKLIYSRAKQYAKEYQEQEKELIQLKREAKLKGGFYVDPEAKLLFIIRIRGINAMDPKSRKILQLLRLRQIFNGVFLKVNKATMNMLHRVEPYVTYGYPNLKSVRELIYKRGYGKVDKQRIALTDNAIIEQTLGKHGIICVEDLIHEIMTVGPHFRESNNFLWPFKLKAPLSGLKKKKNHFVEGGDAGNREAYINELIRRMN from the exons aTGGCAGAGATGGGTGAGGAGGTGAAAGCAATTGTTCCCGAGTCTGTGCTTAAGAAGCAGAAAAGGGAGGAGGAATGGGCCttgaagaaaaaggaggagCTGAATGCTGGAAAGAAGAAGAGAGCTGAGAGCCGCAAGCTCATTTACAGCAGGGCAAAGCAATATGCAAAGGAATACCAGGAGCAG GAAAAGGAGCTGATCCAATTGAAGCGGGAAGCAAAGCTGAAAGGTGGATTCTATGTTGATCCAGAGGCTAAACTCCTGTTTATCATCCGCATCCGTGG TATCAATGCCATGGACCCCAAGTCAAGAAAGATCTTGCAGTTGTTGAGGTTGAGACAG ATCTTTAATGGTGTATTCCTCAAGGTTAACAAAGCAACCATGAATATGCTGCACAGGGTAGAGCCGTATGTTACATACGG GTATCCCAATCTGAAGAGTGTTAGAGAATTAATTTACAAGAGAGGCTATGGAAAAGTTGATAAGCAGAGAATTGCTTTGACAGACAACGCCATCATTGAACAG ACATTGGGGAAGCACGGAATTATATGCGTTGAAGATCTGATCCACGAGATAATGACAGTTGGTCCTCACTTCAGAGAATCCAACAACTTCCTATGGCCCTTCAAATTGAAGGCTCCATTGAGTggtttgaagaagaaaaaaaatcattttgttGAAGGAGGTGACGCAGGTAACAGGGAAGCTTACATAAATGAGCTTATTAGAAGGAtgaattaa
- the LOC130934944 gene encoding protein DETOXIFICATION 33: protein MLGMGSALETLCGQAYGAGQIRMLGVYMQRSWIILLTTALILVPIYVWSSPILKLIGETDEISDAAGKFALWMLPQLFAYALNFPIQKFLQSQRKVAVMLWISIIVLVLHIFFSWLLIFKLDWGLTGAAITLNSSWWLIVILELIYIFVTKSDGAWSGFTWLAFADLYGFVKLSLASAVMLCLELWYLMILMVITGRLKNPLIPVDAISICMNINGWDAMIAIGFNAAISVRVSNELGGGDFNAARFAVWVVSITSVSIGVIIMIIVLTTRDYFPYLFTTSVAVAKETTKLASLLGVTVLLNSLQPVLSGVAVGAGWQALVAYINIGCYYIVGLPAGILLGFTFGFGAEGIWSGMIGGIALQTIILIIVTSVTNWRKEADVAESRVKKWGGSTAYEQ from the exons ATG TTGGGAATGGGGAGTGCATTGGAGACACTATGTGGGCAAGCATATGGTGCTGGTCAGATTAGAATGTTAGGAGTTTACATGCAAAGATCATGGATCATCTTGTTGACCACTGCCCTTATTTTGGTACCTATTTATGTTTGGTCTTCTCCCATCTTAAAGCTCATTGGAGAGACTGATGAAATCTCAGATGCTGCTG GAAAATTTGCTTTGTGGATGTTACCTCAATTGTTTGCTTATGCATTGAACTTCCCAATCCAAAAGTTCTTACAATCACAGAGGAAAGTTGCAGTGATGTTATGGATATCAATAATAGTGTTGGTGCTACACATATTTTTCAGTTGGCTCCTAATATTTAAGTTGGACTGGGGCTTAACTGGAGCAGCTATTACCCTTAATTCATCATGGTGGCTAATTGTCATTTTGGAATTAATATACATTTTCGTCACAAAATCTGATGGTGCTTGGAGTGGATTCACATGGCTAGCATTTGCGGATTTGTATGGTTTTGTCAAACTTTCTTTGGCTTCTGCTGTCATGTTATG CTTGGAGCTTTGGTACTTGATGATATTGATGGTGATAACAGGGCGTTTGAAAAATCCTCTAATACCTGTTGATGCCATATCTATCTG TATGAACATAAATGGTTGGGATGCCATGATTGCAATTGGGTTCAATGCTGCAATAAG TGTGAGGGTATCAAATGAACTTGGAGGTGGTGATTTCAATGCAGCAAGATTTGCAGTGTGGGTGGTTTCCATAACATCAGTTTCCATAGGAGTTATAATTATGATTATAGTACTCACAACAAGGGACTATTTTCCATACTTGTTCACAACAAGTGTTGCTGTTGCAAAAGAAACAACTAAGCTTGCTTCCTTATTAGGTGTTACAGTGCTTCTAAACAGCCTTCAACCTGTCCTATCCG GTGTTGCTGTTGGAGCTGGGTGGCAAGCTCTTGTAGCATACATCAACATTGGATGTTACTATATTGTTGGTTTACCAGCTGGGATTCTTTTGGGATTCACATTTGGTTTTGGAGCAGAG GGTATTTGGTCAGGGATGATTGGAGGCATAGCTTTGCAAACCATAATCCTTATCATCGTCACATCAGTAACCAACTGGAGAAAagag GCTGATGTAGCTGAAAGTCGCGTGAAGAAGTGGGGAGGATCAACTGCTTATGAACAAtga
- the LOC130936311 gene encoding zinc finger BED domain-containing protein RICESLEEPER 2-like isoform X1: protein MELCDQSVSQPSAKRESEDFTHVAESEEPTCKRCKLTISDCWNFFTKIGVGKDGSERARCNACRKEFKVEDRLDGTALLIHHIEQCDEIEVEDARQLVNDTEGQSKYPEIFQLVLRKMAVAMVLESDFPIGAFYRGPFLRWVQYLNPNVMPISSDTIRADVLKIHMREKEKLKQTLASIPNRICLTSYLWTTCTTELYICLSAHFVDSNWKLNSKILDFCYISCPYSGFEIPSEIQECLREWGIEKRIFSLTYDNDPDNDGMQENLKTNLSVENWLLCDGEFFNVRCCAHILDLIVQEGLEACNDVLDKIRESVAYVTASKSRRIEFKKCAGTLGGKATRLELRRDSPTRLNSTYLMLECAVKKQSAFVNFQVNDHGFKCCPSVEEWKRAEKMYKFLLPVYDIMKLFSDTSYPTSNLYFLQIHQIQLTLQESLNSEDETIRSVGEKMLIEFKTYWEEYSVVLGLAAVLDPRIKLSSLEFLFSKIDPSTSHEKTEHVKRKLYKLFEGYTSNNNIPSTTSNVQSATPTRSHPAPSSSAGLNEMKQRMFGALKHHELALRVGKSQLDVYLDEPNLNFDYYEDLDVLEWWKYTQKRFPELSKMACDLLSIPITSVASKFDFSIGARVLRKYRSSTLSKNHQAFICSRTWLCGFYCKDEDEDLCDCDEDQCEWDCDEDEDEEEDEDEDDDDDDGALNG, encoded by the exons ATGGAATTGTGTGACCAATCTGTTAGTCAACCAAGTGCAAAAAGGGAATCTGAAGATTTCACACATGTAGCTGAATCCGAAGAACCTACCTGTAAAAGGTGTAAACTAACAATCTCtgattgttggaattttttcaCCAAAATTGGTGTTGGAAAGGATGGAAGTGAAAGGGCTAGGTGTAATGCTTGTCGAAAGGAATTTAAAGTTGAGGATCGTTTAGATGGGACCGCGTTATTAATCCACCATATCGAACAATGTGATGAAATTGAAGTTGAAGATGCTCGTCAACTAGTTAATGATACGGAAGGGCAATCAAAGTATCCTGAGATATTCCAATTGGTATTACGTAAGATGGCTGTTGCCATGGTACTTGAGAGTGATTTTCCAATAGGGGCATTTTATCGAGGGCCCTTTCTAAGGTGGGTTCAATATTTGAATCCAAATGTAATGCCCATCTCTAGTGATACTATTAGAGCTGATGTGTTGAAGATTCATATGAGAGAGAAGGAGAAGCTTAAACAAACACTAGCAAGTATTCCTAATAGGATTTGTCTAACTTCCTATCTATGGACAACTTGTACTACTGAGCTTTATATATGTTTGAGTGCACATTTTGTTGATTCAAACTGGAAGTTGAATAGCAAAATTCTTGATTTTTGCTACATATCTTGTCCTTACAGTGGATTTGAAATACCTTCAGAAATTCAAGAATGTTTGAGGGAGTGGGGAATAGAGAAAAGGATTTTTTCTCTCACTTATGACAATGATCCAGACAATGATGGCATGCAAGAAAATCTGAAAACTAATTTGTCTGTGGAAAACTGGTTGTTATGTGATGGAGAGTTTTTTAATGTGAGATGTTGTGCCCATATTTTGGATCTTATTGTGCAAGAAGGATTGGAAGCATGCAATGATGTATTGGACAAGATTAGGGAAAGTGTTGCATATGTGACGGCATCAAAGAGTAGGAGGATAGAGTTTAAAAAATGTGCTGGAACACTCGGTGGTAAAGCCACCAGGCTTGAATTACGTCGAGATAGTCCTACTAGATTGAATTCAACCTATTTGATGCTTGAATGTGCTGTCAAAAAACAGAGTGCATTTGTCAACTTTCAAGTGAACGATCATGGTTTTAAGTGCTGTCCTTCTGTGGAAGAGTGGAAAAGAGCCGAAAAGATGTATAAATTCTTACTTCCTGTCTATGACATTATGAAATTGTTTTCCGACACATCATATCCCACTTCCAACTTATACTTTTTACAAATTCACCAAATTCAACTGACCCTGCAAGAAAGTTTAAATAGTGAAGATGAGACGATAAGGAGTGTGGGAGAAAAAATGCTGATAGAATTTAAGACATATTGGGAGGAGTATAGTGTTGTGCTTGGACTTGCAGCAGTTCTTGATCCCCGGATTAAGCTTTCTTCTTTGGAgtttctcttttcaaaaattgatccTTCTACAAGTCATGAGAAGACAGAGCATGTGAAAAGAAAGTTGTATAAGCTTTTTGAGGGATACACAAGCAACAACAACATTCCCTCTACTACTTCCAATGTGCAGAGTGCTACTCCAACTCGTTCCCATCCTGCACCATCAAGTTCAGCTGGATTAAATGAAATGAAGCAGAGAATGTTTGGT GCATTGAAACATCATGAACTTGCACTAAGAGTTGGAAAGAGTCAACTTGATGTCTATCTGGATGAACCAAATTTAAACTTTGATTATTATGAGGATTTGGATGTACTGGAATGGTGGAAGTATACTCAGAAACGCTTTCCAGAATTATCAAAGATGGCTTGTGACTTGTTGAGTATTCCCATTACCAGTGTGGCGTCTAAGTTTGATTTTAGTATTGGTGCTCGAGTTCTTAGAAAGTACAGAAGCTCAACACTGTCAAAGAATCATCAAGCTTTCATTTGTAGTCGAACTTGGTTGTGTGGTTTTTACTGTAAAG atgaagatgaagatttATGTGATTGTGATGAAGATCAATGTGAATGGGATTgtgatgaagatgaagatgaagaggaagatgaagatgaagatgatgatgatgatgatggtgctCTAAATGGTTGA
- the LOC130933033 gene encoding F-box/FBD/LRR-repeat protein At1g13570-like — protein sequence MRREQVQPACHSDFEPDRLSCLPGHVIDQILSHLPLREAVRTSVLSSKWRYKWATLPNLVFDNQCHSVASQDHSDIKNKLLRIIDHVLLLHAGAINKFKLSHRDLIGVTDIDRWSLHLTRRSVKEFVLEIWKGQRYKIPSCLFTCQSLVHLELFNCWLKPPSTFQGFKNLKSLDLQHVTLAQDVFENLISSCPMLERLTLMNFDGFANLNIDAPNLQFFDIGGKFEDISFENTFQLSVVSIGLYLNFETNQNRLRGSSSNLLKFFVHLPHVRRLEVQSYFLKYLAIGAVPLKLPRPCIDLSYLSIRMNFNDSKEISTALCLLRSSPNLQELEVLARPDEQNVLIHPYCGEDEYCSCPIMQLRHVRIDGVSGTKPELDFISFLLLYSPVLERMTVKPVSSGVTELMKELLRFRRASGRAEIIYQESP from the exons ATG CGACGAGAACAAGTCCAGCCCGCTtgccattcagattttgagccAGATAGATTGAGTTGCTTACCTGGTCATGTTATAGACCAAATTCTTTCGCATTTGCCCCTTCGGGAAGCAGTGAGAACAAGTGTGTTATCAAGCAAATGGAGGTACAAATGGGCAACGCTACCAAATCTTGTGTTTGATAACCAATGTCACTCGGTAGCTTCCCAAGATCATTCAGATATCAAGAACAAGCTTTTGAGAATCATCGATCACGTACTTTTACTTCATGCTGGGGCAATCAACAAGTTCAAGCTCTCCCATCGCGATCTCATTGGTGTGACTGATATTGATCGTTGGTCACTTCATCTAACCAGAAGGTCTGTCAAGGAGTTTGTGCTGGAAATCTGGAAAGGGCAGCGCTATAAGATACCATCGTGCTTATTTACTTGTCAAAGTTTAGTTCATTTAGAATTGTTTAATTGTTGGCTTAAGCCTCCATCGACATTTCAAGGCTTTAAGAACTTGAAGAGTCTTGATCTGCAGCATGTTACCTTGGCTCAAGATGTGTTTGAAAACTTAATATCTAGCTGCCCCATGCTGGAACGATTAACGTTGATGAACTTTGATGGTTTCGCTAATCTCAACATTGATGCACCTAATCTTCAATTTTTCGACATTGGAGGCAAATTTGAAGATATCAGCTTCGAGAACACTTTCCAGTTATCTGTAGTATCCATTGGTTTGTATTTAAactttgaaaccaatcaaaatagaTTGCGTGGCAGTTCAAGCAATTTGCTCAAGTTTTTTGTTCATCTCCCTCATGTTCGAAGGCTAGAGGTTCAAAGCTATTTCTTAAAG TATTTGGCAATAGGGGCTGTGCCGCTAAAGCTTCCAAGACCATGCATTGATCTTAGTTACCTCTCCATTCGTATGAACTTCAATGATTCAAAGGAAATTTCAACTGCTTTATGCCTGCTAAGAAGCTCTCCTAATCTGCAAGAACTAGAAGTATTG GCTCGCCCTGACGAGCAGAATGTCCTGATACACCCTTATTGTGGGGAAGATGAATATTGTAGTTGTCCTATCATGCAATTGCGACATGTGAGGATAGATGGTGTCTCTGGTACCAAACCCGAATTAGATTTTATCAGTTTTCTGCTTCTGTATTCGCCGGTGCTAGAAAGGATGACTGTGAAGCCGGTTTCAAGTGGAGTGACCGAGTTGATGAAAGAGTTATTAAGGTTCAGGAGAGCTTCAGGGCGAGCTGAAATCATTTACCAAGAATCTCCTTGA
- the LOC130936311 gene encoding zinc finger BED domain-containing protein RICESLEEPER 2-like isoform X2: MELCDQSVSQPSAKRESEDFTHVAESEEPTCKRCKLTISDCWNFFTKIGVGKDGSERARCNACRKEFKVEDRLDGTALLIHHIEQCDEIEVEDARQLVNDTEGQSKYPEIFQLVLRKMAVAMVLESDFPIGAFYRGPFLRWVQYLNPNVMPISSDTIRADVLKIHMREKEKLKQTLASIPNRICLTSYLWTTCTTELYICLSAHFVDSNWKLNSKILDFCYISCPYSGFEIPSEIQECLREWGIEKRIFSLTYDNDPDNDGMQENLKTNLSVENWLLCDGEFFNVRCCAHILDLIVQEGLEACNDVLDKIRESVAYVTASKSRRIEFKKCAGTLGGKATRLELRRDSPTRLNSTYLMLECAVKKQSAFVNFQVNDHGFKCCPSVEEWKRAEKMYKFLLPVYDIMKLFSDTSYPTSNLYFLQIHQIQLTLQESLNSEDETIRSVGEKMLIEFKTYWEEYSVVLGLAAVLDPRIKLSSLEFLFSKIDPSTSHEKTEHVKRKLYKLFEGYTSNNNIPSTTSNVQSATPTRSHPAPSSSAGLNEMKQRMFGALKHHELALRVGKSQLDVYLDEPNLNFDYYEDLDVLEWWKYTQKRFPELSKMACDLLSIPITSVASKFDFSIGARVLRKYRSSTLSKNHQAFICSRTWLCGFYCKDQCEWDCDEDEDEEEDEDEDDDDDDGALNG, from the exons ATGGAATTGTGTGACCAATCTGTTAGTCAACCAAGTGCAAAAAGGGAATCTGAAGATTTCACACATGTAGCTGAATCCGAAGAACCTACCTGTAAAAGGTGTAAACTAACAATCTCtgattgttggaattttttcaCCAAAATTGGTGTTGGAAAGGATGGAAGTGAAAGGGCTAGGTGTAATGCTTGTCGAAAGGAATTTAAAGTTGAGGATCGTTTAGATGGGACCGCGTTATTAATCCACCATATCGAACAATGTGATGAAATTGAAGTTGAAGATGCTCGTCAACTAGTTAATGATACGGAAGGGCAATCAAAGTATCCTGAGATATTCCAATTGGTATTACGTAAGATGGCTGTTGCCATGGTACTTGAGAGTGATTTTCCAATAGGGGCATTTTATCGAGGGCCCTTTCTAAGGTGGGTTCAATATTTGAATCCAAATGTAATGCCCATCTCTAGTGATACTATTAGAGCTGATGTGTTGAAGATTCATATGAGAGAGAAGGAGAAGCTTAAACAAACACTAGCAAGTATTCCTAATAGGATTTGTCTAACTTCCTATCTATGGACAACTTGTACTACTGAGCTTTATATATGTTTGAGTGCACATTTTGTTGATTCAAACTGGAAGTTGAATAGCAAAATTCTTGATTTTTGCTACATATCTTGTCCTTACAGTGGATTTGAAATACCTTCAGAAATTCAAGAATGTTTGAGGGAGTGGGGAATAGAGAAAAGGATTTTTTCTCTCACTTATGACAATGATCCAGACAATGATGGCATGCAAGAAAATCTGAAAACTAATTTGTCTGTGGAAAACTGGTTGTTATGTGATGGAGAGTTTTTTAATGTGAGATGTTGTGCCCATATTTTGGATCTTATTGTGCAAGAAGGATTGGAAGCATGCAATGATGTATTGGACAAGATTAGGGAAAGTGTTGCATATGTGACGGCATCAAAGAGTAGGAGGATAGAGTTTAAAAAATGTGCTGGAACACTCGGTGGTAAAGCCACCAGGCTTGAATTACGTCGAGATAGTCCTACTAGATTGAATTCAACCTATTTGATGCTTGAATGTGCTGTCAAAAAACAGAGTGCATTTGTCAACTTTCAAGTGAACGATCATGGTTTTAAGTGCTGTCCTTCTGTGGAAGAGTGGAAAAGAGCCGAAAAGATGTATAAATTCTTACTTCCTGTCTATGACATTATGAAATTGTTTTCCGACACATCATATCCCACTTCCAACTTATACTTTTTACAAATTCACCAAATTCAACTGACCCTGCAAGAAAGTTTAAATAGTGAAGATGAGACGATAAGGAGTGTGGGAGAAAAAATGCTGATAGAATTTAAGACATATTGGGAGGAGTATAGTGTTGTGCTTGGACTTGCAGCAGTTCTTGATCCCCGGATTAAGCTTTCTTCTTTGGAgtttctcttttcaaaaattgatccTTCTACAAGTCATGAGAAGACAGAGCATGTGAAAAGAAAGTTGTATAAGCTTTTTGAGGGATACACAAGCAACAACAACATTCCCTCTACTACTTCCAATGTGCAGAGTGCTACTCCAACTCGTTCCCATCCTGCACCATCAAGTTCAGCTGGATTAAATGAAATGAAGCAGAGAATGTTTGGT GCATTGAAACATCATGAACTTGCACTAAGAGTTGGAAAGAGTCAACTTGATGTCTATCTGGATGAACCAAATTTAAACTTTGATTATTATGAGGATTTGGATGTACTGGAATGGTGGAAGTATACTCAGAAACGCTTTCCAGAATTATCAAAGATGGCTTGTGACTTGTTGAGTATTCCCATTACCAGTGTGGCGTCTAAGTTTGATTTTAGTATTGGTGCTCGAGTTCTTAGAAAGTACAGAAGCTCAACACTGTCAAAGAATCATCAAGCTTTCATTTGTAGTCGAACTTGGTTGTGTGGTTTTTACTGTAAAG ATCAATGTGAATGGGATTgtgatgaagatgaagatgaagaggaagatgaagatgaagatgatgatgatgatgatggtgctCTAAATGGTTGA